A stretch of the Gracilinanus agilis isolate LMUSP501 chromosome 4, AgileGrace, whole genome shotgun sequence genome encodes the following:
- the LOC123246111 gene encoding peptidoglycan recognition protein 3-like gives MGQVWEEEQGQGSGTQMEEDYPGSFQMVSRSEWGKGPSGCNIQLRTPVPYLIIHHVLGQECHEKATCRQKVKGLQELHIKTNGWCDVAYNFLIGEDGIVYEGVGWTIEGTHTVGYNKKALGFAFVGSVAVHIVVMGTGRDTKFSFLVGEDGKAYEGVGWDTEGAHTYGYNDIGLGIAFMGFFTDIPPNAAALKAAQDLIQCSVDKGYLDPDYLLVGHSDVVNTLSPGHALYDQIKTWPHFKH, from the exons ATGGGCCAGGTCTGGGAAGAAGAGCAAGGACAGGGCTCAGGGACACAGATGGAGGAGGACTATCCAG GGTCCTTCCAGATGGTCTCTCGATCAGAATGGGGAAAAGGGCCTTCTGGCTGCAACATCCAGCTGAGGACTCCAGTCCCATACCTCATCATCCACCACGTCCTCGGGCAGGAGTGTCATGAGAAGGCTACCTGCCGGCAGAAGGTGAAGGGCCTGCAGGAGCTTCACATCAAAACGAACGGATGGTGTGATGTGGCTTACAA TTTCCTGATTGGTGAGGATGGCATTGTGTATGAAGGCGTGGGCTGGACTATCGAAGGCACTCACACTGTGGGCTACAACAAGAAGGCACTGGGGTTTGCTTTTGTGGGGAGTGTTGCAG TACATATCGTTGTGATGGGCACTGgaagagatacaaagtttag TTTCCTGGTAGGTGAGGACGGTAAAGCGTATGAAGGAGTGGGCTGGGACACAGAGGGTGCTCACACCTATGGCTACAACGACATTGGTCTGGGAATCGCTTTCATGGGCTTCTTCACAG ACATTCCTCCCAATGCTGCAGCCCTGAAGGCGGCCCAGGACTTGATCCAGTGTTCAGTGGACAAGGGCTACTTGGATCCTGACTACCTTCTGGTGGGACACAGTGATGTTGTCAACACACTCTCTCCAGGCCATGCTTTGTATGATCAAATTAAGACATGGCCTCACTTCAAACACTGA